Sequence from the Tachyglossus aculeatus isolate mTacAcu1 chromosome 17, mTacAcu1.pri, whole genome shotgun sequence genome:
ttttctccagaaacaCTGCTCATGGTGTGCCAGGTCCAAAGTTGGCATGATCACAGAGAGAACGAGAACACGAATCACATTAGCAACAGCAGTAAGAGCAGTAATTGTGACGCTTAAGTGTCGACTACATGTCAGACACTACTTAGATCATCAGGGAGGACGCTGCCCCTGTGGCACGTGGGACTCTCTCAggataggggtggggagggagaatggggagacgCAATGATTTCCATTGAGGATCACAGGCTAGAATTCACCAGAGGCCGGGTGGGGTTACCGTgggtgaggtaaggggggatgaGGGAGCGAGACTCCAACCACGTCCATCCATCTCTGTTGGACTGAATAAACCCTGAGAGATGGCTGAGCAAAAATGAATGAAGGTGGAGAATGCCAAGCCGCACTGTGGAATTGTAGCCAAGAAGAAAAGCCTTCCCTCCTCCAGTGACTGATTTCCTTCAACAGGTTGATCAGAGGCCTGGTTCTGGACCACGGGGCCCGTCATCCTGACATGAAGAAGCGAGTAGAAGACGCTTTCGTCCTTACTTGTAATGTGTCCTTAGAGTACGAGAAAACGTACGTACGCGACGGGCTGGCTCTCTCTTGGCATTTTTACCTTCCCATCCACGTCTGTAGGGGATAACGTTTCTGACCCTTTTTTCCTTAGCGAGGTGAACTCTGGCTTCTTCTACAAGAGTGCAGAAGAGCGAGAGAAATTGGTCCGAGCCGAGAGAAAATTCATCGAAGACAGAGTTAAGAAAATAGTCGAACTGAAGAAGAAAGTGTGTGGCGATTCAGACAAGGGATTTGTTGTCATTAATCAGAAGGTGAGATTGGAAGTTGATGAAGTGCTCCTTTAGGCTTCTCAGCTGGCCGTCCGCCCAGTCGGTTGGGGGGAGCTCGCTGGGCCCGTCCCCTCAGGCTCTGCAGCCTCCTTTCGCTTTGGGTTACAGGGCATCGACCCGTTTTCCTTGGACGCTCTCGCCAAAGAAGGTATCGTGGCTTTGCGCAGGGCAAAGAGGAGGAACATGGAAAGGTGAGCCTGCCAGGGTGGGGCATAGCAGAACTGGGGGTACTGCGTGGCTCCCCAAACAAACCCACTTCATGTTTTGAGTGGGGGGCTGCCCCAGAAAGATACTTGTCTGGTCTCTTtcttaaaaaaattaattaaagtgcttactatgtaccaaggcactgttctatgcactggagtagatacaggcggatcaggttggacacagtccccatcccacatggggcccacagtcttaatccccatttgacaggcgaagtaactgaggcaaggagaagtgaaatgacttgcccaaggccacacagcagacaagtggtggagtcgaggcaagaacccaggttcttctgactcccaggacagtgctctttccactaggtcacgctgcttctcgtgtgccACCATTGTACTCTCGCTGCCATCTTGATGCCACAGAGGTCCCTTTCGTGTCCCAAAACTCAAGTGTCTCTACCTATTTCAGACTGACCCTTGCTTGTGGTGGGATTGCCATGAATTCTCTTGATGACCTCAATGCTGACTGTTTAGGACATGCTGGACTTGTCTACGAGTACACATTGGTGAGGTTTATATttgtttcttcccccttcctgtgATGAATAATTCTTTCGGGAtgttcacttcctcctcccctccggccccccactTAAAGAGACGAAACCAAAATCGGCAAAATGTTGTGCTGTGTAAAAGCTTTCCATTTCAGTGGAGACCTCCAGTGTGCCGTAGTAAAGCTGCAATGTGTACACGTGATGCCCTTGTCTGTGTGCACTGGCAATCCCTGGGTGAGGCTGGCACACGGTCCCTTCGGGAAGTAGCTGTCTCTGAACAATGTCCCTGCCTGGGTTTGAACTTGGCTCACTCCCAGAGAATGGGGAGAGTGTGtttgaggaaaggaaaagggtctCCAGGCTCCTTGCTCAGGAATCGAGCATTTTGAAACCAAGGAACTAAAACATATACGAAGCCAGTTGTTGGCCCGCTCCCTGTCCGCAGGAGCGGACAGTTCGTCTCGCAGTTAATTTAAACTCGCTTCAAACGTGCATTTCCTTACTCTGCCAAGTGTGTTCGGTCAATACTGGTGTGAGGTGGAAGGGGAAAGCATAACTTCTCTCAACCCCGCTGTAGGGGGAAGAAAAGTTCACCTTCATCGAGAAGTGCGACAATCCCCTGTCTGTGACGCTGCTGGTCAAGGGGCccaacaaacacacactcactcagATCAAGGACGCAATAAGAGACGGGTTGCGCGCAGTCAAAAACGCTATGGAAGATGGTGAGTTCCTGGACGTTGTCAGAGGACACCCCCCCTCTCTTTCGGGGTCATCCAGCTGTGATGGTGTCCGGCCTTTCGGGTGGAAGGCGACGGTCAGATGAGAGGTCGCCCACAATTTCACGGGATTtacgggaaggagggaggacagaaattATTCTACTTTCCTGAGTGCGGCGAAGGGCCGGATCGTGGGCCCTCTGCTGTGATGTGGGCAGGTGGGTGGGCTTGGGGAAGAGACGCTCAGCCCAGGCTTGTGTGTGGCCCATTTGAGGTGGCATCACCTGACTCGGAGGGGGCCGGGTTGTAGGGCCCGGGGGAGGTGGGTGCAACTCCCGTTTCTGTGGCCAAAGATCCGTTTCATTTTTCCCTTTGCTGTTCTTGACCTGTTAATgtagggttgttgtttttttcttcttcttgtctcccccttccccttcgcaTCCCCATCCAAGGCTGCGTGGTGCCCGGTGGGGGCGCGGTGGAAGTGGCAATAGCCGAGGCCCTGATGAAGCATAAACCCAGCGTTAAAGGAAGAGCCCGACTGGGAGTCCAGGCCTTCGCCGACGCTCTGCTTATCATCCCCAAGGTGGGCCGTGGGGTCGGGTGGGGCCGAGCCGGACCCCCTGCGAAGCTCACTTAGCAAACCTCGTCACAACCCACTGTGGGGCCTGGGTTCAGGGAGATCAACTGCAGCCCGGGGCCCAGGAGGGGAACTCCATagggaggaaaaaaacccaaagcgTTTGGCTGGGATTCTGGTGGGGGTTTGTCTGCCTTTCTGTCTGTCCGGTAGGTTGTGACGAAACGAATTTGATAGCCGTGCCGTGGATCGCGGCTCCTCGGATCTCTAGAGACAAGCGTGACTTGTCTGGCTCTTCCAGGTCCTCGCCCAGAACTCCGGCTTTGATCTCCAGGAGACGCTGGTGAAAGTGCAGGCGGAACACGCGGAGTCGGGACAGCTTGTCGGGGTCGACCTGAACACCGGTAAGAGGGCGGTGACACCGGCCGCCGCTTATTGTTGGCTCTTCCTCCTATGTGCACACGCTCTCTGCCTCACGATGGACCCTTTATTGTGACTGAATTCCTGGCCATCCACAGAAAAACAGCCTAGCTGCCGTGGtggtcccaagtacttaatacaccgctcggcacacagtagacgctcagtaaatacgatcgaacgaacggTCACGAACTCAACTGGAATCAtgagtgcatttattaagcacttactatgtgcaaagcactgttctaagcgctggggaggttacaaggtgatatggttgtgccacggggggcttgcggtcttaatccccgttttacagatgaggtaacaggcccagagaagttaagtgacttgcccaaagtcacacagctgacgattggcagagccaggatttgaacccatgacctctgactccaaagcccctgctctttccactgagccacgctgcttcttggcctcTGATAGTCCCACCCACTCTGGCTAGGATTTTGGTGCCTCGCCGTCCTCTTTCGGGTGGCTGAAACAAggcagtcgtatgtattgagggcttaccgtgtgcaaagcattgtactaagtgtctggcagagagcaagcagtgtggcagagtgggtagagcacgggcctcatggagggggggcggggggcagaaggtcctgggttctaatcccagctctgctgcttttctgctctttgagcttgggcaagacacttaacttctctgtgcctcagctacctcatctgtaaagtgggggtttagactgtgagccccacatgggacagggactgtgtcctactcgatttgcttgtatctgccccagcgcttagtacagtgtctggcacaaggtaagcacttaacaagtaccacagctgTAACTATAAATGGACTTCTAAGccatacaatccctgccttcatggggcTTCTCCATTTccgggccaataataataataatgttggcattcgttaagcgcttactctgtgccaagcactgttctaagcactggggtagatacaaggtgatcatgttgttccacgtggggctcacagtcttcatccgcattttacagatgaggtaactgaggcacagagcagttaagtgacttgcccaaggtcacagctgagaagtggcggagcgggattagaacccacagcctctgactcccgaggctgtgctttttcccctaagccatgctgcttctgccaaggAACTGAGCCTGCTTTCTGCCTCCCCATTACTGGCAGGAGTGTTGTCCCTAGGCCGATCTCTGTAAGCGATTTTTGTCACCACAGGAGAAAGTGAAACAAGTTCTAATATTCGGGGCAGGGAGTACTTCAGCCTATGATGGTGGCATGAAGCCATTTGGTGTGTTTTTATCTCCAGGCGAACCAATGGTGGCAGCAGAAGCAGGAGTCTGGGATAACTACTGTGTCAAGAAACAACTTCTTCATTCctggtaagatcaatcaatcaatcaatcgtatttattgagtgcttattgtgtgcagagcactgtactaagcacttgggaagtacaagttggcaacatatagagacagtccctacccaacagtgggctcgcagtctagaagggggagacagagaacgaaacaaaacatattaacaaaataaagtaaatagaatagatatgtacaagtaaaatagagtaataaatatgtacatacatatatacaggtgcagtggggaagggaagtaggtggggcaggggaatggaggggggaggagagggagaggaaggaaggggctcagtctgggaaggcctcctggaggaggtgagctctcagatgggcttgtgtgtgttgggggaggctTGTTCAGAACTTCTTGCAGCTGGCTTGTGCTTGTTGGGTATCCTGAGGTTCCAGCTGGGCATCGGGGATTtgattacacacagtaagtgctcaataaatgcgagtgaatgagtAGTTTTGAAGATGAGTGTTTCTAGTACTTTAGAGTCGGGGATGCTAGAGGTAGGCTGCTCTGGTTTGTCTGGTCCTTTCTGttacttctctccccatcccccatctggATTGAAGCCTGGAAGGGGAagcttttctcattcattcaatcgcatttattgagtgcttactgtgtgcagagcactgtactaatcaatcaatagtatttattgagcgcttactgtgtgcagagcactgtacaaagcgcttgggaagtacaagatggcaacatatagagacggtccctacccaacagtgggctcacagtctagaagggggagacagagaacaaaaccaaacatactaacaaaataaaataaatagaatagatatgtacaagtaaaatagagtaataaatatgtacaaacatatatacatgtgctgtgggggagggaagtgcttgggaagtacaagttggcaacatatagagacggtccctacccaacaccgggctcacagtctagaagggggagacggacaacaaaacaaaacatgcagacgggtgtcagaatgaagcagcatggcgtttcTCATCTTTGTACTCCGTCTTTCAGCACGGTGATCGCCACCAACATTCTCCTGGTTGATGAAATTATGCGAGCTGGAATGTCGTCTCTCAAAGGTTGAGTGGAACTTGGTTTTGGTGCGTGTTTTTCCCTGCTCCCTTGCCCAGTGAAAGGTCCGCCCTAGAGACGACCTCCGGGAATACAGTGGTAGGAGAACCTTTCTCCCGTGTTCTAAAGGATTTCCACAGGAATCGCTGCTTATCTGAATGTGGCAGTAAACTTGGCCACTACCTgtttaaatttgaaaaaaaaaaattacaccacCTGCAAATATACAGTTCTGAAATTGGTTCTGTATttattctctcctttttttttttttaatgcactgAATTAAAGCTGCGGTCTTTCTACCCGGGAGAATCTTTCTTTGAGTTTCATTTACACTGACATTAAGGGCTGCAAATTATGGGCTAGTGGGTCTAAAGGGTTAGGGGCTGGGAGATAGGGAGGGGGTGGttaattggaaagagcctgggtttgggagtctgaggacgtgggttctaatcccaactccaccacttgtgaccttgggcaaatcgctttgcctccctatgcctcaggtacctcctctgtgtgaccttggacaagtcacttcccttctctgtgcctcaggtacctcttctgtaaaatgggggtgaagactgtgggtccGCCCCCGGGGGGAGCAAGATTGGGTGTCCCTCCTCCTGCAAGGGGGCTGgcgcctgggggaggggggaggggaggggcctgatgatcaatcaatcatttattgagcgcttactgtgtgcagagcactgtgagaagcgcttgggaaatacaagttggcaacatatggagacagtccctacccaacagtgggctcacagtgtagaagggggcgacagggaacaaaaccaaacatattaacaaaataaaataaataatagaatagatatgtacaagtaaaatagagtaataaaatgtagAGTAATGCAGAGTAATAAAATGCAGAGTAATGACgatagagggggcggggcctggagagggaggggcatctggggggagggggaggggtgaatggGGCGGGGCCGCCTGgagcgagggggagggggcggggcctgatatGGAGAGATGGGGCGGGGCCTAGCGatgaaaggggcggggcctgatatgtggagagggggcggggcctagcgaTGAAAGGGGCGGGGTCTGGTGAGGGAgaatgggcggggcctgggcctgACGATAGAAGGGGCGGGTCCTGTggcgggaagggggcggggcctgggcgaagggaggggcggggctggagagggaggggcgtctgaagcgaggggcggggcctgaggacggaaggggcggggcctgatgaggggcgagggggcggggcctgaccatcggagggggcggggcctgaggagggaagagggcggggcctgggcgaaggggaaggggaaggggcgaagccacggagaagggagaagggcgtGTGGGGGGGGTCCCGCCGGGACCGTCCCGGGGCTTCCGGGttttcccggctcctcccctccctccctccctccctccgtccgtccgtccgtccgtcccggaGCAGGTCCCGgtgccgggcccggccccggcctcgtccccgtcccccgccatgcgggtcctcctcctccacctcctgccgctgctgctgctgctgctgctgcttcagggACCCCGACCAGGTCAGTGCCCCCGCCCcgaccccccacctccaccccccggACAGGTCAGGGCTTCCCgcaccctccccccgcccccaaatcctCCAGACGGGTCTGggtccccattcccctccccctcccccccccccccccgtctcctgtctcaatcaatcagtcgtatttattgagtgcttactgtgtgcagagcactggactaagcgcttgggaagtccaaggtggcaacatctagagacggtccctacccaacagtgggctcacagtctaaaacggggagacagagaacaaaaccaaacatactgaccaaataaaataagtagaatagatatgtgcaagtaaaataaataaatagagtaataaatatgtacaaccatatatacatatatacaggtgctgtggggaagggaaggtggtaagatgggggggtggagagggggacgagggggagaggaaggaaggggctcggtttgagaaggcctcttggaggaggtgagctctcagtagggcctggtcCCGGCAGGCGATGGCCTCGGTGGCTTCGGGAGGCCCTGCGGTCTTCACCGCCCACGTTAGGCAGCCGGTAGTCGGAGTTCCCGCTTGGCCCGTCCACCTCGGGCAACACCCTGGGAGGTTCTTGGGTCAGACGCCTCCCCCAAGGCTGGCACAGCCCCAGCGGTCCCCACCCCCGACCACCACACCACAACGCGGTGGCATCGGAGTCGAAGGGCGTCAGGTAGAGCGCCGTTTGGGCCACCTGACTGAGATGGCGGCCCGCCGCTGACCTGAAGTCTCGTGTTGGCTGGCCCGGACTCTGGCCCGGCTCAAGCAGGTGGTCACGTAGTCCAGGGGTAAACCTCTTGGTGCGGCCAGCCTGGGAGACGTCGAACCCTTCGCTGACTGCTCTGGTCTTTAGATCCACCTTCTCCCCGCCTCAGCTAAGGGAAATCCTTCAGTTTATGTCAACGGGCCAGTCTTTC
This genomic interval carries:
- the CCT6A gene encoding T-complex protein 1 subunit zeta — translated: MAAVKSLNPKAEVARAQAALAVNISAARGLQDVLRTNLGPKGTMKMLVSGAGDIKLTKDGNVLLHEMQIQHPTASLIAKVATAQDDITGDGTTSNVLIIGELLKQAELYISEGLHPRIITEGFEAAKIKALEVLEQVKISKEMDRETLMDVARTSLRTKVHAELADVLTEAVVDSVLAIRKPGEPIDLFMVEIMEMKHKSETDTTLIRGLVLDHGARHPDMKKRVEDAFVLTCNVSLEYEKTEVNSGFFYKSAEEREKLVRAERKFIEDRVKKIVELKKKVCGDSDKGFVVINQKGIDPFSLDALAKEGIVALRRAKRRNMERLTLACGGIAMNSLDDLNADCLGHAGLVYEYTLGEEKFTFIEKCDNPLSVTLLVKGPNKHTLTQIKDAIRDGLRAVKNAMEDGCVVPGGGAVEVAIAEALMKHKPSVKGRARLGVQAFADALLIIPKVLAQNSGFDLQETLVKVQAEHAESGQLVGVDLNTGEPMVAAEAGVWDNYCVKKQLLHSCTVIATNILLVDEIMRAGMSSLKG